In Pseudomonas sp. MM213, a genomic segment contains:
- a CDS encoding peroxidase family protein has protein sequence MANFNKSDLEFILKQIFIAEAHADGASLSDLLPNSQVPFGLRTVDGSYNNLVTGQSEFGAADNAFPRLLDPSFLASYSGTGDVIDPQPRIISNLIVDQTANNPAAVAANGGADPVISPGPDGVFGTDDDKQVFFIPNQSADAGLTAGFNSWMTFFGQFFDHGLDLVSKSATDFVFIPLQPDDPLFVPGSPTNFMVLPRAVRTAGADGIVGTTDDGQLNTTSPFVDQSQTYSSHPSHQVFLREYVINAAGDPVATGRLITNRDLGADGEFGTADDGGAENGGMATWAVVKAQARDILGINLTDADVHNVPLLATDAYGNFIRGPGGMPQVVMRISNGADGIAGTADDITQLVEGNRDAPISLANAVSTGHGFLDDIAHNAAPVLVDGVLQADGDTEIGNAQPVGAGGNNLTYDNELLDAHYIAGDGRANENIGLTTVHHVFHSEHNRLVQQSKETILASGDLAFLNEWLADDVAAIPTTPAEIAGLVWDGERLFQAAKFGTEMQYQHLVFEEFARTVQPQVDEFLAPNGYDTSINPAILAEFAHVVYRFGHSMLTETVDRFDPEFNPVLSDPNNPDAQLGLIAAFLNPLAFAGSGATADEAAGAIIRGVTRQLGNEIDEFVTEALRNNLLGLPLDLPALNLARGRDTGIPTLNEARREFYQATGDSQLKPYISWADLAENLKHPESLVNFIAAFGTHGALTAADVDTLVEMRAVAAALVFGGSAVINAGTADERTFTATEEDRLAFLNSSGTYAMVNGVTTTGVDDIDFWVGGLAEEKMPFGGMLGSTFNFVFETQMEALQNGDRFYYLSRTAGLNFGTELENNSFAKLIMLNTDVTHLSNTVFLTPAFTLEVTQANQFTGLGVGGRADPTGGIMINGVEVVPLVIRDNPDTVGTDSNFLHYTGEDHVVLGGTAADDIIISGEGDDTVYGDGGNDVLEGGAGNDAVLGGAGDDIITDSFGDNRLEGNAGNDVIVAGKMGVAGNLILGGDGQDFIITTEDISTTFGGQGDDFILGAKTNLPPTGNEGDDWIEKGTQDGAPGDNFSPLLNDDVVGNDIFVGGGGFDEMIGEGGDDIFVGSDAQDKMDGMSGFDWVTFKNDQVGVTADLSLAALAQPHGNAPNQNAGVFNPVGASPASILDRFAEVEGLSGSNFGDVLKGDDVDAVTILNHGGATGGALTNVDLIRGLAQFLSDAGLPTTGFATGNIILGGNGSDLIEGRGGDDLIDGDKWINVRIAVYAPGDVNHTGPEIASFDSMADMIPFMLDRTYNPGQLKAVREILPGTSTGGAAFDTAIFSGLQSEYTVTQDTRGTANLADDVWTVTDTVAGRDGTDTLLHIERLQFADTQRVLVPGLNAQPVGRPTVTDGNGGDITVGDTLTVSMLGVSDANNVTAGNPQGLVNNTSVSYYWQFEADPGSGVFEDIILLPAGDLAFQSADGTSFKVSPDLAGLSLRVKAIYQDGHGTTEVVFSQPTGVVVPGAPVVPTAPTPVVNATEGGPGLNMVRSDLNFILDQIKIAEAEADGQNILSLIPNIRAPLGLRAVDGSNNNLMNLNGINNTEFGAADNTFPRLTDPVFNPAEGAPAGFFGPGSPAIPGSSYQQTSGNVFDSQPRTISNLIVDQTSNNPAAYATAYDVGADGVLNFGAEGSDDVLKDGVRIVASPGLDGQFGTGDDHDVYMFENTAPDAGLSAPFNAWMTFFGQFFDHGLDLVTKGGSGTIFIPLQPDDPLYVPGGNANFMVLTRATNQPGADGVLGTADDIHEHSNTTTPFVDQNQTYSSHPSHQVFLRGYLLTDDGPIATGRLITNRDLGADGKFGTSDDSEIGGMATWKVVKAQANDILGIHLTDADVDNAPLLATDAYGNFIKGPNGFPMVVMKGVDGLGGTTDDELVEGNPLAPIDLTNAVRTGHQFLVDIAHNAAPVFIGGVLAPDVGTEIGNDVPVNPQTGANLAYDNELLDAHYIAGDGRVNENIGLTAVHAIFHSEHNRLVAQTKDTVLDSGDVAFLNEWLLNPVSALPVNQAEIDALVWNGERLFQAAKFGTEMQYQHLVFEEFARTIQPNVDLFFAPTQVYDVDLDASIVAEFAHTVYRFGHSMLTETVDRFDVDFNVIGDPNSADPDQQLGLIAAFLNPLAYAASGVTPEDATSAIVRGITRQAGNEIDEFVTEALRNNLLGLPLDLPAINIARGRDVGIPSLNAIRRDIYSQTGDTQLKPYTSWVDLVQHLKHPESLINFIAAYGTHETITTATTLEGKRAAAMALVFGGTGAPDDRMDFLNGTGEWTNVTRAGKDGVLGTADDLKGVTITGVDAIDLWIGGLAEAKTPFGGMLGSTFNFVFENQLEKLQDGDRFYYLERTAGLSMNAELESNSFAKLIMANTSATHLPGLVFSDVAFYLERDQSKQFNDGLGNADPLGENGEQVVFRDNPLTAGPDANYIKYTGAEHIVMGGTNSADILIASEGDDTIWGDGGNDRIEGGDGNDQLRGGSGDDIITDKGGDDNIQGGDGNDVLHGGNGVNLIIGGFGNDFIVTGEDASEAIGGHGNDFILGSKANEQDMGNEGDDWIEKGTSDGAPGDNFDPLGNDPIVGHDVFIGGNENDKFNGEGGDDIMVGSLGFGDRYIGGSGFDWATFKGLAQGVTIDFTDRFFDVPPVPGSGASALVRFDIMEGLSGSSHGDFLRGDNEDATSLPTAGATGSVLTHIDLINGLADLLPAGATFFDGGNIILGGSGSDLIEGRGGDDIIDGDKWLNVRISVRANADGTGDEIATFDSMEPLVPFMLNGTYNPGQLVIVREILTGTDSFDTALFSGTLGEYGIEIDGDTVIVTDSVLGRDGVDRLTGIERLQFADVAIPSGVGTVQNSDPSGHLAILDATTGVREDTPVAGQLLRVSGAGVHDADNQSAANPTGAITGGVAYYWQVETIPGTGVYEDITFVAAGEATRATGSTFLVGPDEAGLNIRVRAVYQDAQGTLEIVESSGNSEPTEGATVTGLAVQNQLLTADTSTIVDADGLTNPQFTYQWQANDGLGFVNIAGATGSTFSLGQAQVGQEVRVMIGYVDNFGVAESVASNILGPVDNVNDAPTGALLISDTTPDQGQVLTALTAGIADVDGLGTFSYQWQQGIGASFSNINGATASTFTPGVAQGNLQIRVIVRYTDGFGTLETLTSAATAAVAVLSGVVLQGNAQANTLTGGAGNDVLLGLGGSDTLNGLAGLDQLFGGTGNDTLNGGDDNDILNGEDGNDTLNGGLGADAMNGGAGNDTYVVDNVGDLITEAVGGGTDLVQTAFASYLLDANVENLTYTGAGNFTGTGNALANTITGGVGNDLLDGGAGADRMVGGAGNDTYIVDAATDVVVEVAGGGTDTVQTSLASYTLSGNVENLTYTGVGNFAGSGNGLNNVITAGAGNDTLNGGGGNDILTGNSGNDTLNGDAGNDQLVGGIGTDTLNGGNGDDSLDGGDGADTLNGGAGSDTLLGGLGDDSLDGGTGTDLLQGGDGNDTLLGGDANDTLLGGIGNDFIDGGTGNDTVTGGAGNDMMVASNGNDIFMFSAGFGVDQIIGFDANAAGGQDRLDISAMNITAATFAGSVTIADVGADTLVSFAGADSIRLVGVADATTVTATDFILTT, from the coding sequence ATGGCCAATTTCAACAAGTCCGACCTGGAGTTCATCCTCAAACAAATTTTCATCGCAGAAGCACATGCCGACGGCGCCAGCCTCAGTGATTTGCTACCCAACAGTCAGGTGCCTTTCGGCCTGCGCACCGTCGATGGCAGCTACAACAACCTGGTGACCGGGCAAAGTGAGTTTGGCGCTGCGGACAATGCCTTCCCGCGCCTGCTGGACCCCTCGTTTCTGGCGTCATACTCCGGGACAGGGGATGTGATCGACCCACAACCACGGATTATCAGTAACCTGATCGTTGATCAGACCGCCAACAACCCGGCTGCGGTTGCGGCGAACGGCGGTGCCGATCCGGTCATCAGCCCAGGCCCCGACGGTGTCTTCGGCACGGATGACGACAAACAAGTGTTCTTCATCCCCAACCAGTCCGCGGACGCCGGACTGACTGCGGGCTTCAACTCGTGGATGACTTTCTTCGGCCAGTTCTTCGACCACGGCCTCGACCTGGTCAGCAAGAGCGCTACCGATTTTGTGTTTATTCCGTTGCAGCCGGACGATCCGTTGTTCGTGCCGGGCAGTCCGACCAACTTCATGGTGCTGCCACGGGCCGTGCGTACGGCCGGCGCGGACGGAATTGTTGGTACGACGGACGATGGGCAGCTCAACACCACCTCGCCGTTCGTAGACCAAAGCCAGACTTACAGCTCACACCCCTCGCATCAGGTATTTCTGCGCGAGTACGTCATCAACGCGGCAGGTGACCCTGTTGCAACCGGGCGCTTGATTACCAATCGCGATCTGGGCGCCGATGGCGAGTTCGGCACTGCCGATGATGGCGGCGCCGAAAATGGCGGCATGGCGACCTGGGCAGTGGTCAAGGCCCAGGCCCGTGACATTCTCGGCATCAACCTGACCGACGCCGATGTGCACAACGTGCCGCTGCTGGCGACCGACGCGTATGGCAACTTCATCCGTGGCCCGGGCGGTATGCCGCAGGTGGTGATGCGCATCAGCAACGGCGCAGACGGTATCGCCGGTACGGCGGATGACATCACGCAACTGGTCGAAGGCAACCGGGATGCTCCGATCAGTCTGGCCAACGCCGTGAGCACCGGGCATGGCTTCCTCGACGACATCGCGCACAATGCCGCGCCGGTGCTCGTCGACGGGGTTTTGCAGGCGGATGGTGACACCGAAATCGGCAATGCGCAGCCAGTGGGCGCGGGCGGCAACAACCTGACCTACGACAACGAACTGCTCGACGCTCACTACATTGCCGGCGATGGCCGGGCGAACGAAAACATCGGCCTGACCACTGTGCACCATGTGTTCCACTCCGAACACAACCGCCTGGTCCAGCAGTCCAAGGAAACCATCCTGGCCTCTGGCGATCTGGCGTTTCTCAATGAGTGGCTGGCAGACGACGTCGCGGCAATTCCGACTACTCCCGCCGAAATCGCAGGATTGGTGTGGGATGGCGAACGGCTGTTCCAGGCCGCCAAGTTCGGCACCGAGATGCAGTATCAGCACCTGGTGTTCGAGGAATTTGCGCGGACCGTTCAGCCGCAGGTCGACGAATTCCTTGCCCCCAACGGCTATGACACTTCAATCAACCCGGCCATCCTCGCCGAGTTCGCCCACGTGGTGTATCGCTTCGGTCACTCGATGCTGACCGAGACTGTCGATCGCTTCGACCCCGAATTCAATCCGGTCCTCTCTGACCCGAACAACCCTGACGCGCAGCTCGGTCTGATCGCAGCCTTCCTCAACCCTCTGGCATTTGCCGGCAGCGGGGCTACCGCTGACGAAGCGGCAGGGGCGATCATTCGCGGTGTGACCCGTCAGCTCGGCAACGAGATCGACGAGTTCGTCACCGAAGCGTTGCGCAACAATCTGCTGGGTCTACCCCTCGATTTGCCGGCCCTGAACCTGGCGCGTGGGCGCGACACTGGCATCCCTACGTTGAATGAGGCGCGGCGTGAGTTTTACCAGGCAACCGGCGACAGCCAACTCAAGCCGTACATCAGTTGGGCTGACTTGGCGGAAAACCTCAAACACCCCGAATCCCTGGTCAACTTCATCGCGGCCTTCGGTACTCACGGGGCATTGACTGCGGCCGATGTGGATACGCTGGTCGAGATGCGTGCGGTCGCTGCTGCCCTGGTGTTTGGCGGCAGCGCGGTGATCAACGCCGGCACTGCCGATGAGCGTACTTTTACCGCCACTGAAGAGGATCGCCTGGCATTCCTTAACAGCTCGGGCACCTACGCCATGGTCAATGGCGTCACCACCACCGGTGTCGACGACATCGACTTCTGGGTCGGCGGCCTTGCCGAAGAGAAGATGCCGTTCGGCGGTATGCTCGGCTCGACGTTCAACTTCGTGTTTGAAACCCAGATGGAGGCGTTGCAGAACGGCGACCGTTTCTACTACCTGTCGCGTACGGCGGGCCTGAACTTCGGCACCGAGCTTGAGAACAACTCCTTCGCCAAGCTGATCATGCTCAACACCGATGTCACCCACCTGTCGAACACCGTGTTCCTGACACCGGCGTTCACCCTCGAAGTGACCCAGGCCAATCAGTTCACTGGCCTTGGCGTCGGCGGTCGTGCCGACCCGACGGGCGGCATCATGATCAACGGCGTGGAAGTCGTGCCGCTGGTGATCCGCGACAACCCCGACACCGTGGGCACGGACAGTAATTTTCTGCATTACACCGGTGAAGATCATGTCGTCCTCGGCGGCACCGCCGCCGATGACATCATCATCTCCGGTGAAGGTGATGACACCGTTTACGGCGACGGCGGCAACGATGTCCTCGAGGGCGGCGCCGGGAACGATGCGGTACTTGGCGGCGCGGGTGATGACATCATCACCGACTCGTTCGGCGACAACCGCCTGGAAGGCAATGCCGGTAACGACGTGATCGTGGCCGGTAAAATGGGGGTTGCGGGCAACCTGATCCTTGGCGGCGATGGCCAGGACTTCATCATCACCACCGAAGACATCAGCACCACCTTCGGCGGTCAGGGTGACGACTTCATCCTCGGTGCCAAGACCAACCTGCCACCGACCGGCAACGAAGGTGATGACTGGATCGAGAAAGGCACCCAGGACGGTGCGCCTGGCGATAACTTCTCGCCATTGCTCAATGACGATGTGGTCGGCAACGACATCTTTGTCGGCGGTGGTGGCTTCGATGAAATGATCGGCGAGGGTGGCGATGACATCTTTGTCGGCAGCGATGCCCAGGACAAGATGGACGGCATGTCCGGGTTCGACTGGGTGACCTTCAAAAATGACCAGGTCGGCGTGACCGCCGACTTGTCCCTGGCCGCGCTGGCGCAGCCACATGGCAACGCGCCAAACCAGAACGCCGGGGTGTTCAATCCGGTCGGTGCCTCGCCGGCCTCGATTCTCGACCGTTTCGCCGAGGTCGAAGGCTTGTCCGGTTCGAATTTCGGCGACGTCCTCAAAGGCGATGATGTTGATGCGGTCACTATCCTCAACCACGGTGGTGCCACGGGTGGTGCACTGACCAATGTGGACTTGATCCGTGGACTGGCGCAGTTCCTGTCCGATGCCGGCTTGCCGACCACCGGCTTTGCCACGGGCAACATCATCCTCGGTGGCAATGGCAGTGACCTGATCGAGGGCCGCGGCGGCGATGATCTGATCGATGGCGACAAATGGATCAACGTCAGAATCGCAGTTTATGCCCCCGGCGACGTCAACCATACCGGCCCCGAGATCGCCAGCTTCGACAGCATGGCTGATATGATCCCGTTCATGCTGGACCGTACGTATAACCCTGGGCAGCTCAAGGCCGTGCGGGAAATCCTGCCCGGCACCTCGACGGGCGGGGCGGCGTTCGACACCGCGATTTTCTCCGGGCTTCAGTCCGAGTACACGGTGACCCAGGACACCCGTGGCACGGCCAACCTGGCGGACGATGTCTGGACGGTGACGGATACCGTTGCGGGTCGCGACGGCACCGATACCCTGCTGCATATCGAGCGCCTGCAATTCGCCGACACCCAGCGGGTGCTGGTACCGGGGCTGAACGCACAACCGGTCGGCAGGCCGACTGTCACGGATGGCAACGGCGGCGACATTACAGTGGGCGACACACTGACCGTGAGCATGCTCGGGGTGAGCGATGCCAACAACGTCACTGCGGGTAACCCGCAGGGTCTCGTCAACAATACTTCGGTGTCTTACTACTGGCAGTTCGAAGCCGACCCAGGCAGTGGTGTGTTCGAAGACATCATCCTGTTGCCTGCGGGTGACCTGGCGTTCCAGAGTGCCGATGGCACCTCCTTCAAGGTCTCGCCGGATCTTGCCGGGCTGTCACTGCGGGTCAAGGCTATCTACCAGGATGGCCATGGCACGACTGAAGTGGTGTTCTCGCAACCGACAGGCGTCGTGGTTCCCGGCGCACCGGTCGTGCCGACAGCACCGACACCGGTAGTCAATGCCACCGAGGGTGGCCCGGGCCTTAACATGGTCCGCTCCGACCTCAACTTCATCCTTGATCAGATCAAGATTGCCGAGGCTGAAGCGGACGGTCAGAACATCCTCTCGCTGATCCCGAACATCCGCGCGCCGCTGGGCCTGCGTGCGGTCGATGGCTCGAACAACAACCTGATGAACCTCAATGGCATCAACAACACCGAGTTTGGTGCTGCGGATAACACCTTCCCGCGTTTGACCGATCCGGTCTTCAATCCGGCGGAAGGTGCACCTGCCGGGTTCTTTGGCCCTGGCTCGCCGGCCATTCCGGGATCGTCGTATCAGCAGACCAGCGGCAATGTGTTTGACTCGCAGCCGCGCACGATCAGCAATCTGATCGTCGACCAGACGTCGAACAACCCGGCGGCGTATGCAACGGCGTACGACGTGGGCGCGGACGGTGTGCTCAACTTCGGCGCGGAGGGTAGCGACGATGTGCTCAAGGATGGCGTACGGATAGTCGCCAGCCCCGGCCTGGATGGTCAGTTCGGTACTGGCGACGACCACGATGTGTACATGTTCGAGAACACCGCTCCGGATGCCGGGTTGTCCGCGCCGTTCAACGCCTGGATGACCTTCTTCGGGCAGTTCTTCGATCACGGTCTGGACCTGGTGACCAAAGGCGGTTCGGGCACCATCTTCATTCCGCTGCAACCGGATGATCCGCTGTATGTGCCAGGCGGCAACGCTAACTTCATGGTGCTGACCCGCGCGACCAACCAGCCAGGCGCGGATGGTGTTCTCGGCACGGCCGACGACATCCATGAGCACTCCAACACCACCACGCCGTTCGTGGACCAAAACCAGACCTACAGCTCGCACCCATCGCATCAGGTGTTCCTGCGCGGGTATCTGCTGACCGATGACGGACCCATCGCGACGGGCAGGCTGATCACCAACCGTGACCTGGGGGCGGATGGCAAGTTTGGTACTTCAGACGACAGCGAAATCGGTGGCATGGCCACCTGGAAAGTGGTCAAGGCGCAAGCCAACGACATTCTGGGTATCCACCTGACCGATGCCGACGTCGATAACGCCCCGCTGTTGGCGACCGATGCCTATGGCAATTTCATCAAGGGGCCGAACGGCTTCCCGATGGTCGTGATGAAAGGCGTTGACGGTCTTGGCGGTACGACGGATGACGAGCTTGTCGAAGGTAATCCGCTTGCCCCTATTGACCTGACCAATGCTGTGCGTACCGGTCACCAGTTCCTCGTCGACATTGCCCACAATGCCGCGCCGGTGTTCATCGGTGGCGTGCTCGCGCCTGACGTGGGTACCGAGATTGGCAACGACGTGCCGGTCAATCCGCAAACCGGGGCCAACCTGGCTTACGACAACGAGTTGCTGGATGCGCACTACATCGCTGGCGACGGCCGGGTCAACGAGAACATCGGCCTGACGGCGGTGCATGCGATCTTCCACTCCGAGCACAATCGGCTGGTCGCGCAAACCAAAGACACCGTGCTCGACTCGGGTGACGTGGCTTTCCTGAACGAGTGGCTGCTCAATCCAGTGAGCGCGTTGCCGGTCAATCAGGCGGAGATCGATGCGTTGGTATGGAATGGCGAACGCCTGTTCCAGGCGGCCAAGTTCGGCACCGAGATGCAGTATCAGCATCTGGTGTTCGAGGAATTTGCCCGGACCATCCAGCCTAACGTCGATCTGTTTTTCGCACCGACCCAGGTCTATGACGTTGACCTCGATGCCTCGATCGTCGCCGAGTTCGCCCACACCGTGTACCGGTTTGGCCACTCGATGCTGACCGAGACCGTCGATCGCTTCGACGTTGATTTCAACGTGATCGGCGATCCGAACAGTGCTGATCCCGATCAGCAACTGGGCCTGATCGCGGCGTTCCTCAACCCGTTGGCGTACGCCGCCAGTGGCGTGACGCCTGAGGACGCGACCAGTGCGATCGTGCGGGGGATCACTCGGCAAGCCGGTAACGAAATCGACGAGTTCGTCACCGAGGCGCTGCGCAACAACCTGCTCGGGCTGCCGCTCGACCTGCCGGCGATCAACATCGCCCGTGGCCGCGACGTTGGGATTCCTTCACTCAACGCGATTCGCCGCGACATCTACAGCCAAACCGGTGACACCCAACTCAAGCCGTACACCAGCTGGGTCGACCTGGTGCAGCACCTCAAACATCCGGAGTCGTTGATCAACTTCATTGCAGCCTATGGCACCCATGAGACGATCACGACGGCGACCACGCTGGAAGGCAAACGCGCTGCCGCCATGGCACTGGTGTTCGGTGGTACGGGGGCGCCGGATGACCGCATGGACTTCCTCAACGGCACCGGTGAATGGACCAACGTAACGCGGGCCGGCAAGGATGGAGTGCTGGGAACAGCCGACGATCTGAAGGGCGTGACGATCACGGGGGTCGATGCCATCGACCTGTGGATCGGCGGTCTGGCCGAAGCGAAAACGCCGTTTGGCGGCATGCTCGGCTCGACGTTCAACTTCGTGTTCGAGAACCAGCTGGAAAAACTGCAGGATGGCGACCGCTTCTACTACCTGGAACGTACCGCTGGCCTGTCGATGAATGCCGAGCTTGAAAGCAACTCGTTCGCCAAGCTGATCATGGCCAACACCTCGGCCACGCACTTGCCGGGCCTGGTGTTCTCGGACGTTGCGTTCTATCTGGAAAGGGACCAGAGCAAGCAATTCAACGATGGCCTGGGCAATGCCGATCCGCTTGGCGAAAACGGCGAGCAGGTGGTGTTCCGCGACAACCCGCTGACCGCAGGGCCGGATGCCAACTACATCAAATACACCGGTGCAGAGCATATCGTGATGGGCGGCACCAACAGCGCCGATATTCTCATCGCGAGTGAGGGGGATGACACGATCTGGGGCGACGGCGGCAACGATCGCATCGAAGGCGGTGACGGCAACGACCAACTGCGCGGCGGTTCCGGTGACGACATCATCACCGACAAGGGCGGCGACGATAACATCCAGGGTGGCGACGGCAACGACGTGCTGCACGGAGGTAACGGCGTCAACCTGATCATCGGCGGGTTCGGCAATGACTTCATCGTGACCGGTGAGGACGCCTCCGAAGCCATTGGTGGTCATGGCAACGACTTCATCCTGGGCAGCAAAGCCAACGAACAGGACATGGGTAACGAAGGCGACGACTGGATCGAGAAGGGCACTTCGGACGGTGCACCTGGCGACAACTTCGACCCGCTCGGCAACGACCCTATCGTCGGCCACGATGTGTTCATCGGTGGTAACGAGAACGATAAGTTCAACGGCGAAGGCGGCGATGACATCATGGTCGGCAGTCTCGGCTTCGGTGATCGCTATATCGGCGGCTCCGGCTTCGACTGGGCAACCTTCAAGGGGCTCGCACAGGGCGTGACCATCGATTTCACGGACCGTTTCTTCGATGTTCCGCCAGTACCGGGTTCAGGTGCTTCGGCGCTGGTGCGTTTCGACATCATGGAAGGTCTGTCGGGTTCGTCGCACGGTGACTTCCTGCGCGGTGATAACGAAGACGCCACATCGCTGCCTACTGCGGGTGCAACCGGCAGTGTGCTGACCCACATCGACCTGATCAACGGCCTGGCGGATCTGCTGCCAGCCGGAGCGACGTTCTTCGATGGCGGCAACATCATCCTCGGCGGTAGCGGCAGCGACCTGATCGAAGGTCGCGGCGGTGACGACATCATCGATGGTGACAAGTGGCTGAACGTACGCATCAGCGTACGGGCGAACGCTGACGGCACTGGCGATGAAATCGCCACGTTCGACAGCATGGAGCCACTGGTGCCGTTTATGCTGAACGGCACGTACAACCCTGGCCAACTGGTCATCGTGCGGGAGATTCTGACCGGCACTGACAGCTTCGATACGGCGTTGTTCTCCGGTACTTTGGGGGAATACGGCATCGAAATCGATGGCGACACTGTCATCGTGACCGACTCGGTGCTTGGGCGTGATGGCGTCGATCGCCTGACGGGCATCGAGCGTCTGCAGTTCGCTGACGTTGCGATACCGTCCGGAGTCGGCACCGTGCAAAACAGCGACCCATCGGGTCACCTGGCAATCCTCGATGCGACTACCGGTGTGCGTGAAGATACGCCAGTCGCCGGCCAGTTGTTGCGCGTCAGTGGTGCGGGGGTACACGACGCGGACAACCAGAGTGCGGCCAATCCGACCGGCGCGATAACCGGTGGGGTGGCTTACTACTGGCAGGTCGAAACCATTCCCGGTACAGGCGTCTATGAAGACATCACCTTTGTCGCCGCTGGCGAGGCAACGCGGGCGACTGGCTCCACCTTCCTGGTGGGCCCCGATGAGGCGGGTCTGAACATCCGCGTCCGGGCGGTGTACCAGGATGCCCAAGGCACGCTGGAGATCGTCGAATCGTCCGGCAACAGTGAACCGACCGAAGGGGCGACCGTTACCGGGCTTGCCGTGCAGAACCAGCTGTTGACCGCCGACACGTCGACCATCGTCGACGCCGATGGCCTGACCAATCCGCAGTTCACCTACCAGTGGCAGGCGAACGACGGGCTTGGCTTCGTCAACATCGCCGGCGCTACCGGTAGCACGTTCTCGCTTGGCCAGGCTCAGGTCGGCCAGGAAGTGCGCGTGATGATCGGTTACGTCGATAATTTCGGTGTGGCCGAAAGCGTTGCGTCCAACATCCTGGGACCGGTGGACAACGTCAACGATGCACCGACAGGCGCGTTGCTGATCAGCGATACGACACCGGATCAAGGGCAAGTGCTGACGGCGCTGACTGCCGGGATTGCCGATGTGGACGGGCTGGGCACCTTCAGCTACCAATGGCAGCAAGGTATCGGTGCTTCCTTCTCCAACATCAACGGCGCGACGGCCTCGACCTTCACCCCGGGTGTGGCGCAGGGCAACCTGCAAATACGGGTGATCGTGCGCTACACCGACGGCTTCGGCACGCTGGAGACGTTGACTTCCGCGGCAACCGCGGCGGTTGCGGTGCTCAGTGGCGTAGTGCTGCAAGGTAACGCACAGGCGAACACCCTCACCGGCGGCGCCGGTAACGATGTGCTGCTTGGCCTGGGCGGGAGCGATACGCTGAATGGCCTGGCCGGTCTCGACCAGCTGTTTGGCGGCACTGGCAACGACACCCTCAACGGTGGAGACGACAACGACATCCTCAATGGCGAGGACGGTAACGACACCCTCAACGGCGGGCTTGGCGCGGATGCCATGAACGGCGGTGCCGGCAACGACACCTATGTGGTCGACAACGTCGGTGACCTTATCACCGAGGCGGTGGGTGGCGGTACCGATCTGGTGCAAACCGCCTTCGCGAGCTATCTGCTCGATGCCAACGTCGAGAACCTGACCTATACCGGTGCCGGTAACTTCACAGGTACCGGTAACGCACTGGCCAACACCATCACCGGCGGGGTGGGTAACGACCTCCTCGATGGCGGTGCGGGTGCAGACCGGATGGTCGGGGGCGCGGGCAACGATACCTACATCGTCGATGCAGCCACAGACGTGGTGGTCGAGGTGGCGGGTGGCGGTACGGACACCGTGCAGACTTCGTTGGCCAGCTACACGCTGAGCGGTAATGTCGAGAACCTGACCTACACCGGAGTCGGCAACTTCGCCGGCAGCGGCAACGGGTTGAACAACGTCATCACCGCCGGGGCGGGTAACGACACCCTCAATGGTGGCGGCGGCAACGACATCCTCACCGGCAACAGTGGCAACGACACACTCAACGGCGACGCGGGTAACGACCAACTGGTGGGTGGCATTGGCACCGATACCCTGAACGGCGGCAATGGCGATGACAGCCTCGACGGAGGTGACGGGGCGGATACATTGAATGGCGGGGCAGGCAGCGACACGCTGCTCGGCGGGCTGGGTGATGACAGCCTGGATGGCGGTACCGGCACCGATCTGCTCCAGGGCGGCGATGGCAATGACACGCTGCTCGGTGGAGACGCTAACGACACCTTGCTGGGTGGTATCGGCAATGACTTTATCGATGGCGGTACAGGCAACGATACAGTCACGGGTGGTGCCGGCAACGACATGATGGTTGCCAGCAATGGCAACGATATCTTCATGTTCTCAGCGGGCTTCGGGGTCGATCAGATCATTGGCTTCGATGCCAACGCGGCAGGAGGGCAGGACCGCCTCGATATCTCCGCGATGAACATCACGGCTGCGACCTTTGCCGGCAGCGTCACCATCGCCGATGTCGGTGCGGATACCCTGGTCAGCTTCGCTGGTGCTGACTCCATCCGCCTGGTCGGTGTGGCCGATGCGACAACCGTCACTGCCACGGACTTCATTCTCACCACTTGA